Proteins from a genomic interval of Undibacterium parvum:
- a CDS encoding polysaccharide deacetylase family protein, with amino-acid sequence MKKLSEFKQNSDAAIFHTPLFSKLEKGGFITMNVQKKPFNFTSNLIHLVGGGISLLGQENRVCVINYHRILACKDPLLESEPDLATFTWHMEVLASGFNVLSLYDAIIAIQENRVPPRAICISFDDGYRSTHDLALPVLARLNLPATVFVTTGFLTGGNMWNDRIVEAIRALPNGPLDLRAVGMGTWALSEQKDRIKIVDSINDSCKYLTSEGRLRVILELEKLSNPISTSDLMLTREMVANLAKQGIEIGGHTITHPILTTLDEDAARYEINENKRVLEEIIQKPVRLFAYPNGKVGIDFDQRHSRMVQEAGYFASFTTGFGTLNRQSDLFELPRRRPWDTNPLMFSVRLLSWLCTNGQVEKNQEKVCSVKDSQVQKLNQALLIAYHFPPQAGSSGIQRTLSFSKNLREQNWQASVLSVNSAAYESQNASQLSQLPENLKVWRAWALDVKRHLGVFGRYPEILALPDRWASWWICAIPLGLWIIYKNQVKVIWTTYPIATAHLIGLTLKFLTKKAWVADFRDPMTQKNYPQGKWQRKTFLWIERKTIERCDMAVFTTQSAREIYRHRFPQVAQEKFEVIENGYDEDGFDPFQLKSISSPNEEKRKLSLLHSGELYSEGRDPTAFLKAIAALKLSQYLSADTLRIVLRATGDDQHFIALVLEYGVEDIVFIEPHIAYQDALREMLTVDGLLVFQGSAFNTQIPAKIYEYFRARKPILGLLDTSGETARVLHTAGFENTVNMTSVEDIQAGLTRFLSQVKLREAYTASDELVASSSRKYRAQQLAKIFSQIVD; translated from the coding sequence TTGAAAAAATTGAGTGAATTTAAGCAAAATAGTGATGCCGCTATATTCCATACACCCTTATTCTCCAAGCTAGAGAAAGGGGGATTCATCACGATGAATGTGCAAAAAAAGCCCTTTAATTTTACTTCAAACTTAATTCATCTCGTCGGTGGCGGCATTAGTCTACTTGGTCAAGAAAATAGGGTTTGCGTAATCAATTACCACAGGATACTGGCTTGTAAAGATCCATTGCTGGAGTCTGAACCTGACCTCGCTACATTTACCTGGCACATGGAAGTGTTGGCTTCAGGCTTTAATGTTTTATCCTTATACGATGCAATTATTGCAATCCAAGAAAATAGAGTCCCACCTAGGGCAATTTGTATTTCTTTTGATGATGGCTATCGGTCTACGCATGATCTTGCCCTGCCAGTGCTCGCACGCTTAAACCTGCCCGCCACAGTATTTGTTACTACAGGTTTTTTGACCGGTGGCAATATGTGGAACGACAGAATCGTGGAAGCAATTCGGGCACTTCCTAATGGCCCACTTGATCTAAGGGCCGTCGGGATGGGAACGTGGGCTCTGTCCGAGCAAAAAGATCGTATAAAAATTGTAGATTCCATCAATGACAGCTGTAAATATTTAACTAGCGAAGGACGTTTGAGAGTTATTTTGGAATTGGAGAAATTGAGTAATCCGATATCGACTAGTGATCTGATGCTAACGCGAGAGATGGTTGCCAACCTTGCGAAGCAGGGAATCGAAATTGGCGGACACACGATTACACATCCAATTTTAACTACTTTAGATGAAGATGCCGCCAGATACGAGATCAATGAAAATAAGCGGGTACTTGAAGAAATTATTCAAAAACCAGTACGCCTTTTTGCCTATCCGAATGGAAAAGTGGGAATAGATTTTGATCAGAGGCATAGTCGCATGGTGCAGGAGGCAGGTTATTTTGCTTCGTTTACGACAGGCTTCGGAACCTTGAATAGACAAAGCGATCTTTTCGAGTTGCCGCGTCGTCGTCCATGGGATACAAATCCGTTGATGTTTAGTGTGCGTTTGTTAAGTTGGCTATGCACAAATGGACAGGTGGAAAAAAATCAGGAAAAAGTATGTTCTGTTAAAGATAGTCAGGTACAGAAATTGAATCAAGCTTTGTTAATTGCTTATCATTTTCCTCCGCAAGCCGGAAGCAGTGGGATACAAAGAACTTTGAGTTTTAGTAAAAATCTTCGTGAGCAAAATTGGCAAGCAAGTGTTTTATCCGTGAATTCTGCTGCCTATGAGTCGCAAAATGCATCTCAATTGTCTCAATTGCCTGAAAATCTGAAAGTCTGGCGCGCTTGGGCCTTAGATGTAAAGCGTCATCTGGGCGTTTTTGGACGTTACCCAGAAATATTGGCTTTGCCGGATCGCTGGGCGTCGTGGTGGATCTGTGCGATACCTTTGGGCTTGTGGATAATCTACAAAAATCAGGTGAAGGTGATTTGGACAACCTATCCAATCGCAACCGCGCACTTGATAGGATTGACGCTGAAATTTCTGACAAAAAAAGCTTGGGTCGCCGATTTTCGCGATCCTATGACTCAGAAAAACTATCCGCAAGGGAAGTGGCAAAGAAAAACCTTTCTTTGGATAGAGAGAAAAACCATAGAGCGCTGTGATATGGCGGTTTTTACGACACAGAGTGCGCGTGAAATCTATAGACATCGCTTTCCTCAAGTTGCGCAGGAAAAGTTTGAAGTGATCGAGAATGGCTATGACGAAGATGGTTTTGATCCATTCCAATTGAAAAGTATCAGTTCGCCAAACGAAGAAAAAAGAAAATTAAGCTTATTGCATAGCGGTGAATTGTATTCTGAAGGGCGAGATCCAACAGCCTTCCTCAAGGCAATTGCAGCCTTGAAATTAAGCCAATATCTTAGTGCAGACACTCTGCGTATCGTTTTACGCGCAACAGGTGATGATCAACACTTTATAGCTTTGGTGTTGGAGTATGGCGTTGAGGATATTGTATTCATAGAGCCACATATTGCATATCAAGATGCCTTACGTGAAATGCTCACTGTAGATGGCTTATTGGTGTTCCAGGGAAGCGCTTTCAACACCCAGATACCGGCAAAAATTTATGAGTATTTTCGTGCTCGTAAACCTATTTTGGGTTTATTGGATACCAGTGGAGAAACGGCGAGAGTTCTACACACCGCAGGCTTTGAAAATACTGTCAATATGACCTCGGTAGAGGATATTCAAGCGGGATTAACACGGTTTTTGTCGCAAGTGAAATTGAGAGAGGCGTATACCGCATCAGACGAACTAGTCGCATCGTCTTCACGAAAATATAGGGCGCAGCAACTGGCAAAAATTTTTTCCCAAATAGTGGATTGA
- a CDS encoding lipopolysaccharide biosynthesis protein, whose amino-acid sequence MSDKIKKEMLSGMKWVATGRLFTQLITWGMTFFVLRLLAPSDYGLVALSTAFTALFGLIAEFGFAAAIVQAKDVEKEQLASLFGYSLALNGLVTLLLVIGAPLIAMLYADSRLTIIIQVAACQFIISAFGTIPDARLRREMRFREMATIDFSTGAITGVLTLVFAYKGLGYWSLILSPLCGSVFRTLFLHFQLRDWVWPSLSLFPVRELVKFGGLTMAGRIAGHFLSQMDILIAGAFLGRDALGIYSVAMQLASMPLSKAMGVINQVAFPAMSRMNHNGSLTGERLLHGGKLISYLLFPVMWGLAAVAPFVVAILMGEKWKDAVLPLQVVCLVLPLRSICTLLTTAVSAFGRADIELKNTLTAFLIFPICLFVGVHYGVLGLSLSWFFGTPIYTYLTVRSSKDVLGFNYRDIFVALLGPFLTSSVMFLTVMMLTSFLNLSYLSIPSLLALVLIGVISNVCALFIFDRKTFSLCTRFISRKYSFKPE is encoded by the coding sequence ATGAGCGACAAAATTAAAAAAGAAATGCTCTCCGGGATGAAATGGGTCGCGACTGGGCGCCTGTTTACGCAGCTCATCACGTGGGGTATGACGTTTTTCGTTTTGCGTTTACTTGCGCCATCTGATTATGGTTTGGTCGCATTAAGTACAGCGTTCACGGCCTTATTTGGATTGATTGCTGAGTTTGGGTTTGCCGCTGCTATTGTTCAGGCAAAAGACGTTGAAAAGGAACAACTTGCCAGTTTGTTTGGTTACTCGCTTGCTTTAAATGGACTAGTTACTTTACTACTGGTAATCGGTGCGCCTCTAATTGCTATGCTTTATGCAGATAGCCGACTCACTATCATAATTCAAGTTGCAGCATGTCAATTTATTATTAGCGCATTTGGTACGATACCAGATGCACGCTTACGTCGTGAAATGCGGTTTCGTGAAATGGCAACGATAGATTTTTCGACCGGAGCTATTACGGGTGTGTTGACTTTAGTCTTTGCGTATAAAGGGCTGGGGTATTGGTCACTGATACTGAGTCCCCTATGTGGTAGTGTTTTTCGTACACTTTTTTTGCATTTTCAGTTACGAGATTGGGTATGGCCATCGCTTTCCTTGTTCCCGGTACGCGAGTTAGTAAAATTTGGTGGTCTAACCATGGCTGGGCGTATAGCAGGCCATTTTTTGTCTCAAATGGATATATTGATTGCCGGAGCTTTTCTGGGCCGCGATGCCTTGGGAATATATTCGGTGGCAATGCAATTAGCGTCCATGCCACTGTCTAAGGCGATGGGAGTGATTAATCAAGTCGCATTTCCTGCGATGTCGCGCATGAATCACAATGGTAGCCTGACCGGTGAGCGATTATTGCACGGAGGGAAATTAATATCATACTTGCTATTTCCAGTTATGTGGGGCTTGGCAGCGGTTGCTCCGTTTGTGGTTGCAATATTGATGGGCGAAAAATGGAAAGATGCTGTACTGCCTCTGCAAGTAGTCTGTTTAGTTCTACCATTACGTTCAATTTGTACTTTACTTACTACGGCCGTTTCAGCATTTGGGCGCGCAGATATCGAATTGAAAAATACTTTGACGGCATTTTTAATTTTTCCAATATGTTTGTTTGTTGGTGTTCATTATGGCGTTCTAGGTTTGTCCCTTTCTTGGTTTTTTGGGACGCCTATATATACCTACTTAACAGTGCGCTCCTCAAAAGACGTTTTGGGCTTTAATTATCGAGATATTTTTGTCGCCTTACTTGGACCATTTTTGACATCGTCGGTCATGTTCTTAACAGTGATGATGCTGACTTCTTTTCTAAATTTAAGTTATCTCTCTATACCAAGTTTACTGGCTCTTGTCTTGATTGGCGTAATCAGCAATGTATGCGCATTGTTTATTTTCGATAGAAAAACTTTTTCTTTATGTACCCGCTTTATCTCGCGAAAATACTCTTTTAAACCCGAATAG